One genomic region from Augochlora pura isolate Apur16 chromosome 7, APUR_v2.2.1, whole genome shotgun sequence encodes:
- the Phyhd1 gene encoding phytanoyl-CoA dioxygenase domain containing 1 isoform X1: MKDIRSQYERDGFVVLEDFFKPEEIDEMKTCVQQFPKNMPPENERCIFNTETSQQSKDKYFLESANIVRMFYEKDALDNNGKLKVDPEIALHKVGHALHWLNPTLKKYSFDERIKELMFQLDYKEPAICQSMILYKNPEIGTEISMHQDATYLYTEPVSVVGVWIALDDATQENGCLWFAAGSHKSGVHRRYIRNKDPDSKELLVYDGGLPCYQLSSFRPVPVKKGTCVLIHGQVVHFSTPNKSGESRNAYTFHVIETQDTVYPKENWLQPPPEGFPKLYRN, from the exons ATGAAGGACATCCGGTCACAG TACGAGCGAGATGGCTTCGTCGTCCTGGAAGATTTCTTCAAACCGGAAGAGATCGACGAAATGAAGACTTGCGTTCAACAATTCCCGAAAAATATGCCACCAGAAAATGAACGATGCATTTTCAACACGGAGACGTCGCAACAG aGTAAAGACAAGTATTTCCTCGAAAGCGCCAATATAGTCAGGATGTTCTATGAAAAGGATGCGTTAGACAATAACGGCAAGTTGAAGGTGGACCCTGAAATTGCTTTGCACAAG gtTGGTCATGCGCTTCATTGGCTCAACCCCACGTTGAAGAAATATTCGTTCGACGAAaggataaaagaattaatgttCCAATTGGATTACAAAGAACCAGCCATTTGTCAATCAATGATCCTTTACAAGAACCCGGAAATAGGAACAGAAA TAAGCATGCACCAAGATGCGACGTACTTGTACACAGAACCAGTCTCGGTGGTCGGTGTATGGATCGCTTTGGACGATGCTACTCAGGAGAACGGGTGCCTATGGTTCGCAGCAGGGTCTCATAAAAGTGGTGTCCACCGTCGTTACATCAGGAACAAAGACCCAGACTCAAAAGAACTGTTGGTCTACGATGGCGGACTACCATGCTACCAACTGAGCAGTTTCCGACCAGTGCCAGTGAAGAAAGGCACGTGCGTCCTCATACATGGACAGGTGGTGCATTTCTCAACACCAAATAAGAGCGGGGAGTCGCGAAATGCTTACACTTTCCATGTCATCGAGACACAAGACACAGTCTATCCAAAAGAGAACTGGTTGCAACCACCACCGGAAGgatttccaaaattatacaGGAACTGA
- the Phyhd1 gene encoding phytanoyl-CoA dioxygenase domain containing 1 isoform X2 has product MFALYERDGFVVLEDFFKPEEIDEMKTCVQQFPKNMPPENERCIFNTETSQQSKDKYFLESANIVRMFYEKDALDNNGKLKVDPEIALHKVGHALHWLNPTLKKYSFDERIKELMFQLDYKEPAICQSMILYKNPEIGTEISMHQDATYLYTEPVSVVGVWIALDDATQENGCLWFAAGSHKSGVHRRYIRNKDPDSKELLVYDGGLPCYQLSSFRPVPVKKGTCVLIHGQVVHFSTPNKSGESRNAYTFHVIETQDTVYPKENWLQPPPEGFPKLYRN; this is encoded by the exons ATGTTTGCTTTG TACGAGCGAGATGGCTTCGTCGTCCTGGAAGATTTCTTCAAACCGGAAGAGATCGACGAAATGAAGACTTGCGTTCAACAATTCCCGAAAAATATGCCACCAGAAAATGAACGATGCATTTTCAACACGGAGACGTCGCAACAG aGTAAAGACAAGTATTTCCTCGAAAGCGCCAATATAGTCAGGATGTTCTATGAAAAGGATGCGTTAGACAATAACGGCAAGTTGAAGGTGGACCCTGAAATTGCTTTGCACAAG gtTGGTCATGCGCTTCATTGGCTCAACCCCACGTTGAAGAAATATTCGTTCGACGAAaggataaaagaattaatgttCCAATTGGATTACAAAGAACCAGCCATTTGTCAATCAATGATCCTTTACAAGAACCCGGAAATAGGAACAGAAA TAAGCATGCACCAAGATGCGACGTACTTGTACACAGAACCAGTCTCGGTGGTCGGTGTATGGATCGCTTTGGACGATGCTACTCAGGAGAACGGGTGCCTATGGTTCGCAGCAGGGTCTCATAAAAGTGGTGTCCACCGTCGTTACATCAGGAACAAAGACCCAGACTCAAAAGAACTGTTGGTCTACGATGGCGGACTACCATGCTACCAACTGAGCAGTTTCCGACCAGTGCCAGTGAAGAAAGGCACGTGCGTCCTCATACATGGACAGGTGGTGCATTTCTCAACACCAAATAAGAGCGGGGAGTCGCGAAATGCTTACACTTTCCATGTCATCGAGACACAAGACACAGTCTATCCAAAAGAGAACTGGTTGCAACCACCACCGGAAGgatttccaaaattatacaGGAACTGA